A window of the Haloquadratum walsbyi C23 genome harbors these coding sequences:
- a CDS encoding sulfatase-like hydrolase/transferase has protein sequence MSTTPNVLVVIADSLRAKSVSAFGGRRETTPFLSAFSTEATTYTQARSHSNWTLPSHASLFTGSSTAAAQFDIDTRLAPHQTIFEELAADGYQTSLFTDNPFLIDHQTGLDNAFTTAVGSPETFDTKYETNGSLGDWPNGFWYADQLLSWSADQTTPWAACLNLMDTHRPYEPQPAYDIWSDERIRQIQSEMGFKWHWEFLSGNVSLGFAKLLETIYYGAVRQVDAIFEQLVETLRDRGTLDNTLIIFTSDHGEAFGAETALSNEPPAISHRIGTHELLYHVPLFVRLPRTTNTSASTASIGGTVISDLAELAGIPRLIRSVVADNNDSDIDPQHAICAKDGVTVATQLPIPAGMQREAARICETADPYTKRADIIYSQRSDGTILKQARWGEDAYETLITGQFEREDMGQIDTPTVIDAVASDHKTSEISINSIDEYDEFAEQYSNEFAEELEDQLEALGYR, from the coding sequence ATGTCCACGACACCAAACGTCCTTGTTGTTATTGCTGATAGTCTTCGCGCTAAGAGTGTTTCTGCATTTGGAGGACGTCGTGAGACGACGCCATTTCTTTCAGCGTTTAGTACTGAAGCGACGACATATACACAAGCACGAAGTCATAGTAACTGGACATTACCAAGTCATGCGAGTCTTTTCACTGGATCGTCTACTGCGGCTGCACAATTCGATATCGATACACGACTTGCGCCTCATCAGACGATTTTCGAAGAGCTTGCTGCTGATGGGTATCAGACATCACTTTTCACCGACAACCCATTTCTCATTGATCATCAAACTGGGCTTGATAACGCATTTACCACAGCTGTCGGGTCGCCAGAAACGTTTGATACGAAGTATGAGACAAATGGTTCGCTCGGCGATTGGCCAAATGGTTTCTGGTATGCTGATCAGTTACTGTCCTGGAGTGCTGACCAGACAACCCCATGGGCTGCATGTCTCAATTTGATGGACACACACCGTCCGTATGAACCACAGCCAGCGTATGATATATGGAGTGATGAACGTATCCGCCAGATTCAATCCGAGATGGGATTCAAATGGCATTGGGAGTTTTTGAGCGGAAACGTCTCATTAGGATTCGCCAAACTTCTCGAAACAATTTATTATGGCGCAGTTAGACAAGTTGATGCAATCTTTGAGCAACTCGTCGAAACGCTTCGTGATCGGGGGACACTTGATAACACGCTTATTATTTTCACAAGTGACCATGGAGAAGCATTTGGTGCAGAAACAGCACTCTCAAACGAGCCACCCGCCATCAGTCATCGAATTGGTACGCACGAACTACTATATCATGTTCCATTGTTTGTCCGACTGCCACGGACAACAAATACATCAGCATCTACCGCATCAATTGGCGGAACAGTTATTTCAGACCTCGCTGAATTAGCTGGAATTCCACGATTAATCCGGTCAGTCGTCGCAGATAATAATGACAGTGATATTGACCCACAACACGCAATATGTGCTAAAGATGGGGTAACGGTAGCGACTCAACTGCCGATTCCTGCCGGTATGCAACGCGAGGCAGCCCGAATCTGTGAGACAGCGGATCCATACACGAAACGTGCGGACATTATTTACTCACAGCGCTCTGATGGAACTATTTTAAAGCAAGCACGATGGGGTGAGGATGCATATGAAACCCTGATAACAGGGCAGTTTGAGCGAGAGGATATGGGACAGATTGATACCCCAACTGTAATCGATGCCGTGGCAAGTGATCATAAAACGAGTGAGATTTCAATCAACTCAATCGATGAGTATGATGAATTTGCCGAGCAATATTCAAACGAGTTCGCTGAAGAACTTGAGGACCAACTTGAAGCGCTCGGATATCGATAA
- a CDS encoding DUF63 family protein, translated as MVIFPDGFALPAIPYLLTIIFASGVVAYAAIRQRPTVTSSRVLALAPWMALGAALHVQYVLNALPPAIRPLAGTPAVYAIVTIAAIGTWVSLDLLVTSAYIAQILAGVGAVAALIAIAGVIAINPTSLRVTVSIIGIGVSVILSGGVWVMLTRIVPKTQLTAPMGTFAVFGHTLDGVSTTIGIDLLGFGERTPLSALIIEFASGLPTDAIIGSGWLFVVVKLLIASVVVWVFADIADTAPAQSNILLAIISAVGFGPGVHNLLLFSVAG; from the coding sequence ATGGTCATTTTTCCTGATGGGTTTGCATTGCCAGCAATTCCATATCTATTGACAATTATATTCGCTAGCGGTGTTGTTGCGTATGCTGCTATTCGTCAGCGTCCAACCGTCACATCATCCCGAGTATTAGCGTTAGCCCCGTGGATGGCGCTTGGTGCAGCGCTTCATGTTCAGTACGTTCTCAATGCACTCCCACCTGCGATACGACCACTTGCTGGAACACCGGCTGTATATGCCATCGTTACTATCGCCGCTATCGGAACATGGGTTAGCCTTGATTTGCTGGTTACATCTGCGTATATCGCTCAAATATTAGCTGGCGTGGGTGCTGTTGCAGCATTGATTGCAATTGCTGGCGTCATTGCAATCAACCCAACATCATTGCGCGTGACTGTATCAATTATTGGTATTGGAGTATCAGTCATTCTCAGCGGTGGTGTCTGGGTTATGCTCACGCGAATCGTCCCAAAGACGCAATTAACAGCACCGATGGGGACATTTGCAGTGTTTGGTCACACGCTAGATGGTGTTTCGACAACCATTGGCATTGACCTGCTTGGATTCGGAGAACGAACACCATTGTCAGCGCTTATCATTGAATTTGCTTCTGGACTTCCAACCGACGCGATTATTGGATCTGGATGGCTATTTGTTGTTGTTAAATTACTGATTGCAAGCGTTGTTGTGTGGGTATTCGCAGACATCGCTGATACCGCCCCGGCGCAGTCAAATATACTCCTTGCTATTATCTCAGCAGTTGGGTTTGGTCCAGGAGTTCATAATCTATTGTTGTTTTCTGTCGCTGGATAG
- the deoC gene encoding deoxyribose-phosphate aldolase: MNIEELAARIDHTVLGPTTTMDEVTDVLSDAAAYGMNACIPPCYLDAAGDTDMVTDSGVTLVSVIGFPHGQHASIAKREEAVTAWQAGADEIDVVLNIGRLKTSATETVTHDIAEVVAAVPIPVKVIIETTLLNDDEKRRACKVAVDADADFIKTSTGFANGGATTADVEVLSSYLPVKASGGISSYETAKSMLDAGAERIGASAGVEILEDAPDVYYD, translated from the coding sequence ATGAATATCGAGGAGCTTGCAGCACGGATTGATCACACCGTTCTCGGACCAACAACGACCATGGATGAGGTTACTGATGTACTTTCGGACGCAGCCGCGTATGGAATGAATGCCTGTATTCCGCCATGTTATCTTGATGCTGCAGGTGACACTGATATGGTCACAGATTCTGGTGTGACGCTGGTCAGTGTTATTGGATTTCCACATGGGCAGCACGCTTCTATCGCAAAGCGAGAAGAGGCTGTGACTGCATGGCAGGCTGGTGCTGATGAAATTGATGTTGTCCTCAATATTGGTCGACTAAAGACGAGCGCAACCGAGACCGTGACCCATGATATTGCAGAAGTTGTTGCGGCGGTTCCCATTCCTGTCAAGGTAATTATTGAGACAACGCTTCTTAACGATGATGAGAAACGTCGTGCCTGCAAAGTCGCTGTTGATGCCGATGCTGATTTTATAAAAACTTCAACCGGGTTCGCTAATGGTGGTGCGACAACTGCAGATGTCGAAGTTCTTTCATCATACCTTCCGGTAAAGGCAAGTGGTGGAATTAGTTCATATGAAACAGCGAAGTCAATGCTTGATGCTGGGGCTGAACGAATTGGTGCCTCAGCGGGTGTAGAGATTCTTGAAGACGCACCGGATGTTTATTATGATTGA
- a CDS encoding cation diffusion facilitator family transporter, translated as MSDDRQTVVRRVGAVILVVNLVLVIAKSGVWLITGSLAVGSEAINSLTDSAYSLVILTGLYLTTQPPDFKHPHGHERIEPFVSLFVAAGIFIAGGAVLWNAAEAIQAGTYGIKTDLTAVGVLIGTAVVKYGLYRYCCHVGSEHHSPAVTAAALDNRNDILTASAALIGVLGSSIGAPVLDPIAAIVVSVGIFYTGYEIVRDNISYLVGAAPPETLRREILEEALTHPDVRGAHDVVAHYVGPEVDVSLHIEVEGNLTLTEAHNIESAVVESVEDLRSVDDAFVHVDPRELDEWKDDPDANRLVKEPRVSDDRG; from the coding sequence ATGAGCGACGACCGCCAGACCGTCGTTCGACGAGTCGGAGCAGTCATCCTTGTCGTAAATCTAGTCCTAGTAATTGCAAAGAGTGGGGTATGGTTAATCACCGGTAGTCTGGCAGTTGGCTCAGAAGCGATTAATAGTCTTACTGATAGCGCATATAGTCTTGTTATCCTAACGGGGTTATATCTCACGACACAGCCACCAGATTTCAAACATCCGCATGGACATGAGCGAATTGAGCCGTTCGTCTCATTATTTGTCGCTGCTGGTATTTTCATTGCTGGAGGTGCCGTGTTATGGAATGCAGCTGAAGCGATTCAAGCAGGGACATATGGTATTAAAACAGATCTCACCGCCGTTGGCGTGCTGATTGGGACCGCGGTCGTAAAATATGGTTTGTATCGATATTGCTGTCATGTCGGAAGCGAGCACCACTCGCCTGCGGTCACCGCTGCTGCTCTTGATAATCGAAACGATATTCTCACCGCGAGTGCAGCGCTCATTGGCGTGCTTGGCTCGTCGATTGGCGCCCCCGTTCTTGATCCGATTGCTGCTATTGTTGTCTCAGTTGGAATCTTTTATACTGGCTATGAAATTGTCCGCGACAATATCAGTTATCTTGTTGGGGCTGCCCCTCCAGAGACGCTTCGACGTGAAATTCTTGAAGAAGCACTGACGCATCCAGATGTTCGTGGCGCACATGATGTTGTTGCTCATTATGTTGGTCCTGAGGTAGATGTGAGCCTTCACATTGAGGTTGAAGGGAATTTAACGCTTACAGAGGCACACAATATTGAGTCTGCAGTTGTTGAATCCGTTGAAGACCTGCGGTCCGTTGATGATGCGTTTGTTCATGTTGACCCTCGTGAACTTGATGAATGGAAAGATGACCCTGATGCTAATCGCCTTGTCAAGGAACCACGAGTTAGCGATGATCGTGGATGA
- the map gene encoding type II methionyl aminopeptidase, whose amino-acid sequence MASASLAEETRSKYRKAGQVLQQVLDEAATKVEPGTTHLEVAKFAESRIRELADGCAFPANISVNEEASHATPGADDEAVFDDELVCLDCGVHVDGYIADAAVTIDLSGTPTLVEAAEEALDAALEIIAPGVETSTVGTEIEEVIRGYGYTPVLNLSGHGVGQWDAHTSPNVPNRGTERGIEFEVGDVVAIEPFATTGRGKVSEGTNAEIYSLEHDRSVRNRAARQVLQQVTDEYKTLPFATRWLESDRAEMAVRRLEQRGVLHGYPVLKEDDGELVSQAEHTVIITEDGCEVITA is encoded by the coding sequence ATGGCTAGCGCCTCGCTTGCGGAAGAAACACGCTCAAAGTATCGGAAAGCTGGACAGGTACTTCAGCAAGTGCTTGATGAAGCTGCAACAAAGGTTGAACCAGGTACCACACATCTTGAAGTGGCTAAATTTGCTGAATCACGGATCAGGGAACTCGCAGATGGATGTGCATTTCCAGCAAACATTAGCGTCAATGAAGAGGCATCCCACGCAACCCCGGGTGCTGATGATGAAGCTGTGTTTGATGATGAACTGGTGTGTCTTGATTGTGGAGTTCACGTTGATGGATATATTGCTGATGCTGCAGTGACAATTGACCTCTCTGGAACACCAACACTCGTTGAAGCTGCTGAAGAGGCACTGGATGCTGCACTTGAGATAATTGCACCAGGTGTCGAAACAAGTACTGTTGGCACAGAAATTGAAGAGGTTATTCGTGGATATGGATACACGCCAGTTTTGAATCTCTCAGGTCATGGCGTTGGACAGTGGGATGCACACACCAGTCCAAATGTTCCAAATCGCGGCACCGAACGTGGGATTGAGTTCGAAGTTGGTGATGTTGTGGCGATTGAGCCATTTGCAACGACTGGTCGAGGAAAGGTCTCAGAGGGGACCAATGCAGAGATTTACAGTCTTGAACATGATCGATCCGTTCGCAATCGAGCAGCAAGACAGGTTCTCCAGCAGGTGACAGACGAATACAAAACATTGCCATTCGCTACACGATGGCTTGAGTCTGATCGTGCAGAAATGGCTGTGCGACGATTGGAACAGCGTGGTGTACTCCATGGATATCCAGTATTAAAAGAAGATGATGGTGAACTCGTTAGTCAAGCAGAACATACCGTTATTATCACCGAAGACGGGTGTGAAGTTATTACAGCATAA
- a CDS encoding metallophosphoesterase, producing the protein MPIKITVPQFADTVEHKRLDVTAWDDIYIIGDVHGCHDELNQLLSTLDVTDTDLVVFVGDLVRKGPDSKGVLEHVRHAENMFTIRGNNEEKLLRGEKSLPVLSSDDLSWIRSRPVGISWQDTLVVHGGVDPRKELSEHTTYELQTFRSLSSGYDRPFWWERYDGSDRIFFGHTPLAAPVYRECAIGLDTGCVYGNQLTAYDWRRDCFHSVTAEKTVQHRNESKWVHPDQSPPAAD; encoded by the coding sequence ATGCCAATTAAGATAACAGTGCCACAGTTTGCAGACACTGTCGAACACAAGCGACTTGATGTAACCGCATGGGATGACATCTATATTATTGGTGATGTTCACGGCTGTCACGATGAACTCAATCAACTCCTTTCTACACTTGATGTGACTGATACCGATCTTGTTGTGTTTGTCGGTGATCTCGTTCGAAAGGGTCCAGACAGCAAGGGCGTGCTTGAGCACGTTCGACATGCAGAAAATATGTTTACCATTCGCGGTAATAACGAGGAAAAACTCCTTCGTGGCGAAAAGTCGCTTCCAGTGTTATCATCAGACGACCTTTCATGGATTAGATCACGACCAGTTGGAATTTCATGGCAAGACACGCTTGTTGTCCATGGTGGTGTTGACCCGCGAAAGGAACTTTCTGAGCATACAACATATGAATTACAGACGTTTCGATCGCTCTCATCCGGCTATGACCGTCCGTTCTGGTGGGAAAGGTATGATGGGTCGGATCGGATCTTTTTCGGTCATACACCGCTTGCAGCACCCGTTTATCGTGAGTGTGCAATTGGTCTTGATACTGGATGTGTGTATGGCAATCAGCTCACTGCATACGATTGGCGACGTGATTGTTTCCACAGTGTGACAGCAGAAAAAACAGTACAACATCGAAACGAATCCAAGTGGGTTCACCCTGATCAATCACCTCCTGCTGCAGATTGA
- a CDS encoding DsbA family oxidoreductase: MAESILVYSDYVCPFCYLGRRALSIYQTEREDSLQIEWHPFDLRAQQRHADGSIDHDAANQKGEQYYQQARENVRQLQDQYDATEMCQELATDVDSRPAQLVSVNIQQADAYSYDSWLAFDTAVLAALWEDDRDIEETAVLTDIASEIDVGIDTDWIETILSDKGRYDALDEQFRAAQNAGITGVPTFVNKTDGNAVRGAVPPAQLRRLMDN; encoded by the coding sequence ATGGCTGAATCAATTCTTGTCTATTCCGACTACGTATGTCCATTCTGTTATCTGGGTCGACGCGCATTGAGTATATACCAAACCGAACGTGAGGATTCTCTTCAGATCGAATGGCACCCGTTTGATCTCCGAGCACAACAGCGACATGCAGATGGATCAATCGATCATGACGCTGCAAATCAAAAAGGTGAGCAGTATTACCAACAGGCGAGAGAGAACGTGAGACAACTTCAGGATCAATATGACGCCACCGAGATGTGTCAAGAATTAGCAACGGATGTCGACTCACGACCCGCACAACTTGTTTCTGTGAATATTCAGCAAGCAGACGCATACTCATATGACTCATGGCTTGCATTCGATACGGCAGTGCTCGCGGCGTTGTGGGAGGACGACCGTGATATTGAGGAAACAGCTGTGCTCACCGATATCGCATCAGAAATTGATGTTGGTATCGATACTGACTGGATAGAGACAATACTTAGTGATAAAGGTCGCTATGATGCGCTTGACGAGCAATTTCGTGCAGCACAAAACGCAGGCATCACCGGTGTCCCCACATTTGTGAATAAAACCGATGGTAATGCCGTACGAGGCGCTGTTCCTCCGGCACAATTGCGTCGCCTCATGGATAACTAA
- the icd gene encoding isocitrate dehydrogenase (NADP(+)), protein MSYEQITAPEAGERITVTNAETGELDIPDTPIIPIIHGDGIGTDVGPAAQQVLEAAAEATGRSIEWLRVYAGESARERYGENLPEDTVSAIRDHRIAIKGPLTTPVGAGFRSLNVALRQELDLYANVRPTYHLSGVPSPVKNPSAMDMVTFRENTEDVYAGIEWEAGTAGADEVRDFLENQMDYDEVMHDGPIGIGIKPITEFGTKRLVRQAIDYALENNRPSVTLVHKGNIMKFTEGAFRDWGYEVAEEEYGDITITEDELWDEYDGEQPADTLLIKDRIADNMLQQLLTRTDQYDVIATMNLNGDYMSDAAGAQIGGLGIAPGGNFGDGLCLAEPVHGSAPKYAGQDKVNPTAIILSGRIMFEYMGWKDAGELVRDAVEQTILDGDVTYDLHRQIEDGRKLATSEFADAVVRNIDELAS, encoded by the coding sequence ATGAGCTACGAGCAGATTACAGCCCCTGAGGCGGGCGAGAGAATAACTGTCACCAACGCGGAGACCGGTGAATTAGATATCCCCGATACTCCAATCATCCCAATCATTCATGGCGATGGAATTGGAACGGACGTCGGACCTGCAGCACAGCAAGTGCTTGAAGCCGCCGCAGAAGCGACTGGTCGTTCAATTGAGTGGCTTCGAGTATATGCTGGTGAGTCCGCTCGCGAGCGGTATGGTGAGAACCTCCCGGAAGACACTGTTTCAGCAATTCGCGATCATCGTATTGCAATTAAAGGACCACTCACGACGCCTGTTGGAGCTGGATTTCGCTCACTGAATGTTGCACTTCGACAGGAGCTTGATTTATACGCGAACGTTCGTCCGACATATCATCTTAGCGGGGTCCCGTCACCAGTGAAAAATCCCAGTGCGATGGATATGGTGACATTCCGTGAAAACACCGAGGATGTCTATGCTGGTATCGAATGGGAAGCCGGGACTGCAGGTGCAGATGAGGTGCGAGACTTCCTTGAAAATCAAATGGATTACGATGAGGTAATGCATGATGGACCAATCGGGATTGGAATTAAGCCAATTACTGAATTTGGGACAAAACGATTAGTCCGTCAGGCAATCGATTACGCGCTTGAGAATAATCGTCCTTCCGTCACTCTTGTACATAAGGGTAATATTATGAAATTCACAGAGGGTGCATTCCGCGATTGGGGATATGAAGTTGCTGAAGAAGAATACGGTGATATTACTATTACCGAGGATGAATTATGGGATGAATATGATGGTGAGCAACCTGCAGATACGCTTCTAATCAAAGATCGAATCGCAGATAATATGCTTCAGCAGTTACTTACCCGGACTGATCAATATGATGTCATTGCAACAATGAATCTCAACGGTGATTATATGTCTGATGCTGCTGGGGCACAGATTGGCGGACTCGGAATTGCACCTGGTGGAAACTTCGGCGATGGACTTTGTCTCGCTGAGCCAGTACATGGTTCAGCACCAAAATACGCGGGTCAGGACAAAGTCAATCCGACCGCTATTATCCTTTCTGGACGTATTATGTTTGAGTATATGGGATGGAAAGACGCTGGCGAACTCGTTCGCGACGCCGTTGAGCAAACAATTCTCGACGGTGATGTCACCTATGACCTACATCGCCAGATTGAGGACGGTAGAAAACTTGCGACCTCTGAGTTTGCCGATGCCGTTGTGAGAAACATCGATGAATTGGCTTCATGA
- a CDS encoding nickel pincer cofactor-dependent isomerase, group 22 produces the protein MDTESDTDQTQPQDITLSFPDAETVEAALPTREIPSFATVESHPETPVESDIIKATQYAVNNLSGPLSSVPAGGTIAVGLGSRGIHDIQTVAQVTIDELISRGYNPVVIPAMGSHGGATPAGQRQTLEEIGLNEETLGCSIDAGMETTVLGETTRGHNISFAQSAIDADGIIVINRIKPHTNFTGYIESGLSKMLTVGLGKQAGARTFHETALTNGYVDTIERALEIICDTVRVIGGIGIVENFHEQTAHIDGIPADKLPEAETSLLTRAESYLPTLPFDDLDVLIIEKIGKDISGAGMDTNVVGRYRVLNADNPDTPAISRIVVLGLTETTHGNGQGIGLADITTANVVSELDFEQTYTNALTSASVSKAHLPLVMPSERHAIQAALGTIGQYDPQTARIAWISDTSQLSQFHLSTGLLPGIEATDSLTIKQRMELCFTDDIARFDPLTDS, from the coding sequence ATGGATACGGAGTCAGATACAGACCAAACTCAACCACAGGATATCACACTGTCATTTCCTGATGCAGAGACTGTTGAGGCTGCGCTTCCAACCCGCGAAATACCGAGTTTCGCGACAGTCGAATCCCATCCTGAAACGCCTGTTGAAAGCGATATTATCAAAGCGACTCAATATGCTGTTAATAATCTTTCCGGACCACTGTCATCTGTCCCCGCTGGTGGGACAATCGCTGTTGGTCTCGGAAGTCGTGGTATTCATGACATTCAGACAGTTGCTCAAGTTACCATCGATGAACTCATTAGTCGCGGGTATAATCCGGTTGTGATTCCGGCAATGGGCAGTCATGGTGGGGCAACACCAGCAGGACAGCGACAGACACTTGAAGAAATTGGTCTGAACGAGGAAACACTTGGATGCTCGATTGACGCAGGAATGGAAACAACCGTCCTAGGTGAGACAACGCGTGGTCACAATATTTCATTTGCACAGTCTGCAATTGATGCAGATGGAATCATCGTAATTAATCGGATAAAACCACATACCAACTTCACCGGTTACATTGAAAGTGGATTATCTAAGATGCTTACTGTTGGTCTTGGCAAACAAGCAGGTGCACGCACGTTTCATGAGACGGCACTGACGAACGGATACGTCGATACGATTGAACGTGCTCTTGAGATAATTTGTGATACTGTAAGGGTGATCGGTGGTATTGGTATCGTTGAAAATTTTCACGAACAAACCGCTCATATCGATGGGATTCCAGCAGATAAGCTCCCAGAGGCTGAAACATCTCTTCTCACCCGTGCGGAATCATACCTTCCGACACTCCCATTTGATGATCTTGATGTTCTTATTATCGAAAAAATTGGCAAAGACATCTCAGGTGCAGGAATGGACACAAATGTTGTTGGACGATATCGAGTGCTGAATGCTGATAACCCTGATACACCAGCAATTAGTCGAATTGTTGTACTTGGATTAACTGAGACAACTCATGGTAACGGGCAAGGTATCGGATTAGCAGATATTACGACCGCTAATGTTGTCAGCGAACTTGATTTTGAGCAAACATATACGAATGCATTGACAAGTGCATCAGTGTCAAAAGCTCACCTTCCACTTGTGATGCCTTCTGAGCGACATGCAATCCAAGCAGCCCTCGGCACTATTGGTCAGTATGATCCACAGACAGCACGCATTGCTTGGATTAGCGATACATCACAACTATCACAGTTTCATCTCTCGACCGGACTGCTCCCGGGTATTGAAGCAACTGACAGTCTCACAATTAAACAACGGATGGAACTTTGCTTCACCGATGATATCGCTCGATTTGATCCACTCACTGATAGTTAA
- a CDS encoding DUF5817 domain-containing protein: protein MYAVVGCTDCSAMWLLSDAHTAESATCPRCGRTHQTKKLRHFVEESDREAARQARSALLAKRDGNSAAFADTAHVAKMERTLADDSQQVSDNEYLSGVGINPDAVENAAQSDDATRQSRPEIIRSAISSQDAPTEEDIISYATDRGVPTDAARELLEKLIRQGNLTESHGTYRLL from the coding sequence ATGTATGCTGTCGTTGGTTGTACTGATTGCAGTGCAATGTGGTTATTAAGCGATGCACACACGGCAGAATCAGCAACCTGCCCACGATGTGGGCGCACTCATCAGACAAAGAAGCTCCGGCACTTTGTTGAGGAATCTGACCGGGAGGCTGCTCGGCAGGCACGATCAGCATTACTCGCCAAACGTGATGGAAACAGTGCAGCATTTGCCGATACAGCACATGTCGCAAAGATGGAACGGACACTGGCTGATGATAGCCAGCAGGTGAGTGATAATGAGTATCTTTCTGGTGTCGGAATCAATCCTGACGCGGTTGAAAACGCAGCCCAATCAGATGATGCAACCCGACAAAGTCGCCCCGAAATCATCCGTTCTGCAATCTCATCACAGGATGCCCCTACCGAAGAAGATATTATTTCATATGCAACGGACCGTGGTGTCCCGACTGACGCGGCTCGCGAACTTCTTGAAAAACTCATCCGTCAAGGCAATCTCACAGAGTCTCATGGCACGTATCGCCTCTTATAG
- the hmgA gene encoding hydroxymethylglutaryl-CoA reductase (NADPH): MPDPMTLANSVQTGERRLHELTDIDDVDADTAAAARRLIVEEQADIALDAVSDYGFPAAEATANIENMIGTIDIPIGVAGPVIVNGGALTGKRYLPLATTEGALLASVNRGCTVLSAAGGAVARVMKSGMSRAPVFRVDNVVTAKALVEWVRDNIDSLRDAAEETTNHGELESVTPYAVGRSVYLRFRYDTKDAMGMNMATIATEAACEVVEKETDAELIALSGNLCTDKKPAAINAVEGRGRTVTADVTIPRETVVDRLHTTPSAVAELNTRKNLIGSAKAGSLGFNAHVANVVAAMFIATGQDEAQVVEGANAITTAEVRENDLYMSVSIASLEVGTVGGGTTLPAQAEALDMLGIRGGGTPPGSNADGLAECIATGALAGELSLLSALASRNLSTAHADLGRE, translated from the coding sequence ATGCCAGACCCAATGACACTCGCCAATTCGGTCCAGACAGGCGAACGCCGGTTACATGAGCTCACGGATATAGACGATGTCGATGCAGATACTGCAGCTGCTGCACGGCGACTCATCGTTGAAGAGCAGGCAGATATAGCGCTTGATGCGGTATCTGACTATGGATTCCCCGCTGCAGAGGCAACAGCGAATATCGAGAACATGATTGGAACAATTGACATCCCTATTGGTGTTGCCGGGCCTGTCATAGTAAATGGTGGGGCACTCACCGGCAAGCGGTACTTACCGCTTGCAACAACAGAAGGAGCGCTCCTTGCAAGTGTTAATCGTGGGTGCACTGTTCTCTCAGCTGCTGGTGGGGCAGTTGCCCGTGTAATGAAATCTGGAATGTCTCGGGCTCCAGTATTTCGAGTTGATAACGTTGTGACTGCGAAGGCATTGGTTGAATGGGTTCGTGATAATATTGATTCACTTCGAGATGCAGCAGAGGAGACAACAAATCACGGTGAGCTTGAATCGGTTACACCATACGCTGTTGGACGGTCAGTGTATCTTCGATTCCGATATGACACAAAAGACGCAATGGGCATGAACATGGCAACTATCGCCACTGAGGCAGCCTGTGAGGTTGTTGAGAAAGAGACTGACGCTGAGCTTATTGCGCTCTCAGGAAATCTTTGCACTGATAAAAAACCCGCCGCGATCAACGCTGTCGAAGGACGGGGACGAACGGTGACCGCTGATGTGACAATTCCGCGAGAGACTGTTGTAGATCGTCTACACACAACACCAAGCGCGGTTGCTGAGTTGAACACTCGAAAAAACCTGATTGGGTCTGCAAAAGCAGGAAGTCTTGGATTCAACGCACATGTTGCGAACGTTGTTGCTGCGATGTTTATTGCGACCGGACAGGATGAAGCACAAGTTGTTGAAGGGGCGAATGCGATTACAACCGCGGAGGTCAGGGAGAATGATCTCTATATGTCGGTGTCAATTGCCTCACTTGAAGTCGGGACAGTCGGTGGCGGAACCACTCTTCCAGCACAAGCAGAAGCACTCGATATGCTTGGAATTCGAGGCGGAGGAACACCGCCAGGATCAAACGCTGATGGTCTTGCTGAATGTATCGCGACAGGAGCGCTTGCGGGCGAACTCTCATTATTGTCAGCGCTTGCATCAAGAAATCTCTCGACTGCACATGCAGACCTGGGTCGAGAATAG